In Pyxicephalus adspersus chromosome 12, UCB_Pads_2.0, whole genome shotgun sequence, a genomic segment contains:
- the RIT1 gene encoding GTP-binding protein Rit1 — MEPVGRPSSAGGGPAGSREYKLVMLGAGGVGKSGEYRSHAHPPPHDPTIEDAYKIRIRIDDEPANLDILDTAGQAEFTAMRDQYMRAGEGFIICYSITDRRSFHEAREFKQLIYRVRRTDDTPVVLVGNKSDLSRLRQISKEEGISLAREFNCPFFETSAAFRYYIDDVFHALVREIRRKEREAALANERKLKPKTSMWRRLKSPFRKKKDSVT, encoded by the exons ATGGAGCCAGTCGGGAGGCCCTCGTCGGCTGGAGGGGGGCCGGCGGGGTCCCGGGAGTACAAATTGGTCATGCTGGGGGCCGGAGGCGTGGGCAAGAGCGGTGAGTACAGAAGCCACGCCCAC CCCCCACCCCATGACCCCACTATTG AGGACGCTTACAAAATCCGCATTCGGATCGATGATGAACCCGCAAACCTGGATATCTTGGACACAGCTGGTCAG GCGGAGTTTACGGCCATGCGCGATCAGTACATGAGGGCCGGAGAAGGGTTCATTATCTGTTACTCTATCACTGACCGCCGCAGCTTCCATGAGGCGCGAGAATTCAAACAGCTGATTTACCGGGTGCGGCGGACTGATGACACCCCGGTAGTGCTGGTGGGAAATAAGTCCGACCTGTCCCGCCTACGCCAG ATATCGAAGGAGGAGGGCATCTCGCTGGCCAGGGAATTTAACTGCCCGTTCTTTGAGACGTCGGCTGCATTTCGTTATTACATTGATGATGTCTTCCATGCCCTGGTGCGTGAGATTCGCAGGAAGGAGCGCGAGGCGGCGCTGGCCAATGAACGGAAACTGAAACCCAAAACTTCCATGTGGAGGCGCCTGAAGTCTCCGTTCAGAAAGAAGAAGGACTCTGTGACCTGA